The Luteolibacter arcticus genome has a window encoding:
- a CDS encoding choice-of-anchor D domain-containing protein translates to MACVLLWMSGTVDIAPAQVPNTLRHSLYAPKTAPQKNCGQGACVALDGGLAVVGAPMFDRDEITAPDCGAVRIHEVATGLLRHEFKSPTSTPFGYFGQAVAISGDHVVVGSDLPVGGEARAGQVHIFDLASPSPSVPLLTLTHPDPAADDLFGHSVAIHGNIVVVGVWLDDDGAENAGSAFVYDLSSTTPAVPILQLANPSPEDNDSFGVAVGVYDSRIVVAAYGDDTVASNAGAAYVFNLQASSPELPVATLTLPAGAQNDCFGNTLSVSGSKVAIGVEGADAGATNAGKVAIFDLTAPATPTLVLTSPSAQEQGYFGTSVSLNGNRLVVGEYRKDLTVEDAGVCHVYDLASGTPTHLLKKVTPETADFFGNAVAVAGNTVLIGAFRDDTGDDESGSSYLFDLGSGTPLVPTLSLNSPVTNSADHFGAAVALSGDLVVVGAPESESGAAKAGRIRLFDLASSDPKTPLATIENPFPAADDAFGAAVAISGTRFAAGAPGEDTGALNAGCVYIFNASSPDPAIPQLVVPNPEPSAGDGFGKSVALSGNLLIVGVAADDGDGVDSGRAYVFNLAGFTPTVPSHILTNPGPAAGDRFGEAVSIWGNRAAVGAPGNDTTGADSGKAYVFDLSIGAPTGPSLSLDNPTAAADDKFGSSVAISTERVVVSAPDDDAGASNAGAVHVFLLASPATPEISLLAPTQAANDRFGNAVAISGIRVVVGAALKETPTDAGRVYSFNLSLPVPGTPSATNAKSSASSGDLFGSAVAVDGVIMVIGTPSDNKTANDKGAAYIFGPSAPEIAVEHGGSELTSGDEADFGAVAMGAGGSGSTIFTILNTGITGLAITDITTFEGNAGDFQVVTQGMTSNVPAEDDTTFTVVLNPTAAGLRTTTLRIANGDADENPFEIQLKGFALSAENDTDGDGLNDVAELRMESLGFRWQLPDPGLVAIFQSSVHAAGFHPPNDIGSIRVRKPSISQSGSGFRLSLALDKELSAGGYQSLPFTPQGTTVNPAGEVEFEFSDPGGPAFYKLEPESP, encoded by the coding sequence ATGGCCTGCGTCCTCTTGTGGATGTCCGGGACAGTGGATATTGCCCCGGCCCAAGTGCCGAACACGCTCCGCCACTCGCTCTATGCGCCAAAGACGGCGCCCCAGAAAAACTGCGGGCAAGGGGCCTGTGTCGCGCTTGATGGCGGCCTCGCCGTGGTAGGCGCGCCGATGTTCGACCGCGATGAGATCACCGCCCCGGATTGCGGTGCCGTGCGGATCCATGAGGTGGCGACCGGCCTGCTGCGCCATGAATTCAAGAGCCCGACTAGCACTCCCTTCGGTTACTTCGGCCAAGCGGTGGCCATCTCCGGCGACCACGTCGTGGTCGGCTCGGACCTTCCGGTCGGCGGTGAGGCGCGCGCCGGACAAGTGCACATCTTCGACCTCGCCTCCCCTTCACCATCGGTTCCGCTGCTGACCCTCACTCACCCCGATCCGGCCGCGGACGACTTGTTCGGCCACTCGGTCGCGATTCACGGCAATATCGTGGTGGTGGGTGTGTGGCTCGATGATGACGGCGCGGAAAACGCCGGCAGCGCCTTTGTTTACGACCTCAGCTCGACGACGCCCGCGGTTCCGATCCTCCAACTGGCGAACCCGAGCCCGGAGGACAACGACAGCTTCGGCGTCGCCGTCGGCGTTTACGACTCGCGCATCGTCGTCGCAGCCTATGGAGACGACACCGTCGCGAGCAATGCCGGTGCCGCCTACGTCTTCAATCTCCAGGCCTCCTCGCCGGAACTTCCGGTAGCCACGCTGACCCTGCCCGCCGGCGCCCAGAACGATTGCTTCGGGAACACGCTTTCCGTCTCCGGCTCCAAGGTGGCCATCGGTGTCGAAGGGGCCGATGCCGGTGCGACGAATGCCGGCAAGGTTGCCATATTCGACCTGACCGCACCCGCCACCCCAACGCTGGTGCTGACCAGTCCTTCGGCGCAGGAGCAAGGCTACTTCGGCACCTCGGTGTCGCTGAACGGAAACCGGCTCGTGGTCGGAGAATACCGCAAGGATCTCACGGTGGAGGATGCCGGTGTTTGCCACGTCTACGATCTGGCGAGCGGCACGCCCACCCACTTGCTGAAGAAGGTCACGCCGGAGACCGCCGACTTCTTTGGCAATGCCGTCGCGGTCGCCGGCAATACCGTGCTCATTGGTGCCTTCCGCGACGACACCGGCGACGACGAATCCGGCAGCAGTTATCTCTTCGACCTCGGATCGGGAACCCCGCTGGTGCCCACCCTGTCCTTGAATAGCCCGGTGACGAATTCCGCCGACCACTTCGGAGCAGCGGTGGCGCTTTCTGGCGACCTCGTGGTGGTCGGCGCACCGGAGAGCGAATCCGGTGCCGCGAAAGCGGGGCGCATCCGGTTGTTCGACCTGGCGTCTTCCGACCCTAAAACCCCGCTGGCCACCATTGAAAATCCCTTCCCGGCCGCCGACGACGCCTTCGGCGCAGCAGTCGCGATATCGGGAACGCGGTTCGCCGCAGGAGCCCCCGGCGAAGACACCGGTGCCCTCAACGCCGGCTGCGTCTACATCTTCAACGCCTCATCGCCAGACCCGGCCATTCCGCAACTGGTGGTGCCAAATCCGGAACCGTCAGCGGGAGATGGATTCGGCAAGTCCGTGGCCCTCTCCGGCAACCTCCTGATCGTCGGCGTCGCAGCCGACGACGGCGATGGCGTGGACTCCGGACGGGCCTACGTTTTCAATCTGGCAGGTTTCACCCCGACGGTTCCCTCGCACATCCTGACCAACCCGGGCCCGGCCGCTGGCGATCGATTCGGCGAGGCGGTCTCCATCTGGGGAAATCGTGCAGCCGTGGGAGCCCCCGGCAATGACACGACCGGCGCGGACAGCGGCAAGGCCTACGTCTTCGATCTCTCCATCGGCGCGCCCACGGGTCCCTCGCTATCGCTCGACAATCCAACCGCCGCGGCCGACGACAAGTTCGGTAGCTCGGTCGCGATTTCCACCGAGCGCGTCGTGGTCAGCGCACCGGACGATGATGCCGGTGCATCCAATGCGGGTGCCGTCCATGTCTTCCTCCTCGCCTCCCCGGCGACGCCGGAAATCTCGCTGCTTGCCCCGACGCAGGCGGCCAACGATCGCTTCGGCAACGCTGTCGCCATTTCGGGCATCCGGGTCGTGGTCGGAGCCGCCTTGAAGGAGACCCCGACGGATGCCGGCCGGGTCTATTCCTTCAATCTCTCCCTGCCAGTGCCTGGCACCCCCTCGGCGACCAATGCCAAGAGCAGCGCATCATCAGGCGACCTGTTCGGTTCGGCGGTAGCCGTGGACGGCGTGATCATGGTGATCGGCACGCCTTCGGACAACAAGACCGCCAACGACAAGGGTGCCGCCTACATCTTCGGTCCCTCCGCACCGGAAATCGCGGTGGAACACGGCGGCAGCGAATTGACCAGCGGCGATGAAGCCGACTTCGGCGCGGTGGCGATGGGCGCGGGCGGTAGCGGAAGCACAATCTTCACGATCCTGAACACGGGCATCACCGGCCTCGCCATTACGGACATCACGACCTTCGAAGGCAATGCCGGGGATTTCCAAGTGGTGACCCAAGGAATGACCTCCAATGTCCCGGCCGAGGACGACACCACCTTCACCGTCGTGCTCAATCCCACCGCAGCCGGCCTCCGCACCACCACACTGCGGATCGCCAATGGCGACGCCGACGAAAACCCCTTCGAAATCCAGCTCAAAGGCTTCGCCCTTTCCGCGGAGAACGACACGGACGGCGACGGCTTGAACGATGTCGCCGAACTCCGCATGGAGTCGCTGGGCTTCCGCTGGCAACTCCCGGATCCTGGACTCGTGGCGATCTTTCAATCCAGCGTCCATGCCGCCGGCTTCCATCCGCCGAATGACATCGGCTCGATCCGTGTCCGCAAGCCATCGATCTCCCAATCCGGATCGGGATTCCGTCTCTCGCTGGCACTCGACAAGGAGTTGAGCGCGGGAGGCTATCAATCGCTTCCTTTCACCCCCCAGGGCACCACGGTGAATCCCGCGGGTGAGGTCGAATTCGAGTTCAGCGACCCCGGTGGACCGGCGTTTTACAAATTGGAACCCGAATCGCCATGA
- a CDS encoding choice-of-anchor D domain-containing protein — MSPLPIPSLAPLLRLFQRQRELLALSLAIASGCLPAGAAAIPYSQARIFQSNSTGRQIETRMGTSAALGNTLAVLGAPFDNIGGEDNGVVWVHDATSGALLQRLENPAPFKDSYFGWSVAVSGSLVVVGVPNDNAAENDAGVVYVYNLASSTPSVPAFVLSNPSPAENDSFGWSVAIFGNRVVVGAPKAGAGSSDAGRVYTYDLSTGSPTTPVVQIENPNATINFGHAVAIDGTKVVASALQESTTGDTCRVHVFDLSLGTPSQPLLSLADATPSTNDSFGHAVAISGTKVAVTSPLFDNGFANTGAAYIYDLVSDTPVVPVHTLANPTSALNDNFGSSVTIAGARVVVGVALDDQGGEDAGVACVYDLNSGTTTPVLTLQPAGTSSGDELGQAVSLFGSRLLVTAPDDNTGISADVGTAYVVDLGTGTPSAVLLTFNNPSPSSHEEFGFSVALNGNLAVVGCQKDDKVASNAGSVSLFDLGATFPEQPWLVIDNPSPTTNDYFGTAVASAGTKVVVSAYQDDTAGTNTGTVYVFDTTSPSPGALIRTLVNPLPNSQDQFGNAVAISGNLIVVGCARNEVAGFVHAGSVFIYDLTSGSPTMPILTLDNPAPAAEDAFGYSVAISGTKVVVGANQNDAGVVDAGSVYVYDVSAGSASSTMPVRTWDNPSPALEDEFGYSVAISGDRIVVGCPADDAGATDAGAAYLYDLTATNPGSPVATLLHPDSENEEFFGSAVAISGTRIAVGAPEDDISATDGGCLYVYEVTSATFPTPADRLVSENQPANEHLGFSVAVDGANVLAGAPLHDANTSGRGAVYLFDPDPPAPQMQVEQPPGTGLIAGEASIQFGNVPANSQGHTETVTIRNVGTSPLDITEIAIEGGNLDDFSVETVALPWTLQVDQILQFDVSFSASNTGTRVTTLRIESNAAVDTFTVTLTGQALSSADDTDGDGINDVAELGMVALGFDWQVNDEELLLILQAGANTVGLYGETQVEAMNQGTPVITVHGGTGRYTITLPVEKSVDLMDFDLFPVQAPAVSISGQGGLDLDITPSGSKGFFRFSPR, encoded by the coding sequence ATGAGCCCCCTCCCGATCCCGTCCCTAGCACCTCTGCTCCGCCTCTTCCAGCGGCAGCGGGAATTGCTGGCACTGTCGCTGGCGATCGCTTCGGGATGCCTGCCGGCAGGGGCCGCGGCGATTCCTTATTCGCAGGCTAGGATTTTCCAATCCAACTCCACGGGCCGCCAGATCGAGACCCGCATGGGTACCAGCGCGGCGCTTGGCAATACCTTGGCGGTCCTTGGCGCTCCCTTCGACAATATCGGCGGCGAAGACAACGGCGTGGTCTGGGTGCACGATGCCACGAGCGGTGCGCTGCTGCAGCGCTTGGAAAACCCCGCTCCCTTCAAGGACAGCTACTTCGGCTGGTCGGTGGCGGTCTCCGGCTCGTTGGTCGTGGTCGGAGTTCCGAATGACAATGCGGCCGAGAATGACGCTGGCGTCGTCTACGTTTACAACCTGGCCTCATCAACTCCCTCGGTCCCGGCCTTCGTCCTTTCCAATCCATCGCCCGCGGAGAACGACAGCTTCGGCTGGTCGGTCGCGATATTCGGCAACCGCGTGGTAGTTGGCGCCCCCAAGGCCGGCGCGGGCAGCAGCGATGCCGGCCGGGTCTATACGTACGACCTCTCGACTGGCTCGCCAACCACGCCGGTCGTCCAGATCGAGAACCCGAATGCCACCATCAACTTCGGCCACGCGGTCGCGATCGATGGCACCAAGGTCGTCGCAAGTGCGCTCCAGGAATCCACCACCGGAGATACCTGCCGGGTCCACGTCTTCGATCTCAGCTTGGGCACGCCGAGCCAGCCGTTGCTATCGCTCGCGGATGCCACGCCCTCGACCAATGACTCTTTCGGCCACGCCGTGGCCATCAGCGGAACGAAGGTCGCGGTGACCTCCCCGCTGTTCGACAACGGCTTTGCCAATACCGGTGCGGCCTACATTTACGATCTGGTCTCCGACACCCCGGTGGTCCCCGTGCACACGCTGGCCAACCCGACGTCGGCTCTCAATGACAACTTCGGCAGCTCCGTGACGATCGCCGGCGCACGAGTGGTGGTCGGCGTCGCGCTGGACGACCAAGGCGGTGAGGACGCGGGCGTGGCCTGTGTTTACGATCTCAACTCGGGCACCACCACTCCCGTGCTTACCCTGCAACCCGCGGGGACTTCAAGTGGCGACGAACTCGGCCAGGCGGTTTCGCTTTTCGGCAGTCGCCTGCTGGTCACGGCGCCCGATGACAACACCGGCATTTCCGCGGATGTCGGCACCGCCTACGTGGTCGATCTTGGCACCGGCACGCCCTCGGCGGTGCTGCTCACTTTCAACAACCCGAGCCCTTCCTCCCATGAGGAATTCGGCTTTTCCGTCGCGCTCAATGGCAACCTCGCGGTGGTTGGCTGCCAGAAGGACGACAAGGTCGCGAGCAACGCGGGCAGCGTGAGCCTCTTCGATCTCGGCGCGACCTTTCCGGAGCAGCCGTGGCTGGTCATCGACAATCCCAGCCCCACGACCAACGACTACTTCGGCACGGCGGTCGCCTCGGCCGGCACCAAGGTGGTCGTCTCCGCCTATCAGGATGACACCGCCGGCACGAACACCGGAACAGTCTACGTCTTCGACACGACCTCGCCCTCGCCTGGGGCCCTGATCCGGACATTGGTCAATCCTTTGCCTAACAGCCAGGATCAGTTCGGAAACGCCGTGGCCATTTCAGGCAACCTCATCGTGGTTGGGTGCGCCAGAAACGAGGTCGCAGGCTTTGTCCATGCAGGCAGCGTTTTCATCTATGACCTCACCTCGGGCTCGCCCACGATGCCCATCCTGACCTTGGACAATCCCGCCCCGGCAGCGGAGGACGCCTTCGGATACTCGGTGGCGATCTCCGGCACCAAGGTGGTGGTGGGAGCCAACCAAAATGACGCCGGGGTCGTGGATGCCGGCAGCGTCTATGTTTACGACGTCAGCGCCGGCTCCGCGTCATCCACCATGCCGGTCCGGACCTGGGACAACCCTTCTCCTGCGTTGGAAGACGAATTCGGCTACTCGGTGGCCATTTCCGGCGACAGGATCGTGGTCGGCTGCCCTGCGGATGATGCCGGTGCCACCGACGCCGGCGCCGCTTACCTCTACGATCTCACCGCGACAAATCCCGGCTCGCCGGTCGCCACGCTGCTCCACCCCGATTCGGAAAACGAAGAGTTCTTCGGTTCCGCGGTGGCGATCTCCGGCACCCGCATCGCAGTAGGCGCACCCGAGGATGACATCTCCGCCACCGACGGAGGATGCCTGTATGTCTACGAAGTCACATCCGCCACATTCCCAACACCGGCCGACCGGCTGGTGTCGGAGAACCAGCCGGCCAATGAGCATCTCGGATTCTCGGTGGCGGTCGATGGTGCCAATGTCCTCGCGGGGGCTCCGCTCCACGACGCGAACACCTCGGGACGGGGAGCTGTCTATCTCTTCGATCCCGATCCGCCCGCCCCGCAAATGCAGGTCGAGCAGCCGCCCGGCACCGGCTTGATCGCGGGCGAAGCGAGCATCCAATTCGGAAACGTTCCCGCAAATAGCCAGGGCCACACCGAAACGGTGACCATCCGGAACGTCGGCACCTCCCCGCTCGACATCACGGAAATCGCCATCGAAGGCGGCAACCTCGACGACTTCTCGGTCGAGACGGTCGCCCTACCCTGGACCTTGCAGGTGGATCAAATCCTTCAGTTCGATGTCTCCTTCTCCGCCAGCAACACCGGCACCCGCGTCACCACGCTGAGAATCGAAAGCAATGCCGCCGTCGACACCTTCACCGTCACGCTCACCGGCCAGGCGCTCTCATCCGCCGACGATACCGATGGCGACGGCATCAATGATGTGGCGGAGCTGGGGATGGTGGCGCTCGGGTTCGACTGGCAGGTGAATGATGAGGAGCTGTTGCTGATCCTCCAGGCAGGTGCCAATACCGTGGGCCTCTACGGTGAAACCCAAGTGGAAGCGATGAACCAGGGTACCCCGGTGATCACGGTTCATGGCGGCACCGGGCGCTACACCATCACGCTGCCGGTGGAAAAATCGGTGGACCTGATGGACTTCGATCTTTTCCCGGTGCAAGCGCCCGCCGTCTCTATCAGCGGCCAAGGCGGTCTCGATCTCGATATCACCCCTTCGGGCTCCAAGGGCTTCTTCCGTTTCTCCCCCCGCTGA
- a CDS encoding outer membrane protein, which translates to MPPLRLPSATPLRGFVAAAFAGAPFLTSGLASGQDFSLRVSDGNRALTQTFFPSPALANLKGGFDFGVGALLTYDSNFFLSEDYTVSELTADVNPWITYRTDPEGGAEFSFEGRYAPSFLAYLNNEDLNGINHSGGVLFKYAATRTTIQVYADYDEVSMADRLVGGFIEGSILGYGISGSYQLGPRTALLAGWSASQSDYSSGARSGSDIYTSEVAGLWDATERLRIGPSITYTMTESDSTGERDAVALLVKTRYQFGERILLDAAGGLEYSKNSRSNEGWEPGFTGRLAADYMLSHLWTFRAGVRYSTVPSPNNLNYLVNDLSFTSAIVRNFERSSLELGVGVSFSDYEAVGVVVGNREDDEFMNAYLTYRRNLYSDRVNFESTVKCATNTGQKDWSQWQITTGISVDY; encoded by the coding sequence ATGCCCCCCCTTCGACTTCCTTCCGCGACACCCCTTCGCGGATTCGTAGCCGCCGCTTTTGCTGGCGCGCCCTTCCTCACATCTGGCCTCGCTTCTGGCCAGGATTTCTCCCTTCGCGTCAGCGACGGGAATCGTGCCCTTACACAAACGTTCTTCCCTTCGCCGGCCCTCGCCAATCTGAAGGGCGGCTTTGATTTCGGCGTCGGCGCCCTCCTCACCTACGACTCGAACTTCTTCCTCTCCGAGGACTACACGGTCAGTGAGCTCACCGCGGATGTGAATCCGTGGATCACCTACCGGACCGATCCCGAGGGTGGCGCGGAGTTTTCCTTCGAGGGGCGTTATGCCCCTTCGTTCCTCGCCTACCTCAACAACGAGGATCTCAACGGCATCAACCACAGCGGGGGCGTGTTGTTCAAATACGCCGCGACCCGGACCACCATCCAGGTCTATGCGGACTATGACGAGGTCTCGATGGCCGATCGTCTGGTGGGCGGCTTCATCGAAGGATCGATCTTGGGTTACGGGATTTCCGGAAGTTACCAACTGGGTCCACGCACCGCACTCCTGGCGGGATGGTCCGCTTCCCAATCCGACTACAGCTCCGGCGCCCGCTCCGGCTCGGACATCTACACCTCCGAGGTCGCGGGCCTGTGGGACGCCACCGAGCGACTGAGAATCGGTCCCTCGATCACCTACACCATGACCGAGTCCGACAGCACCGGGGAACGCGATGCCGTCGCCCTGCTGGTCAAGACCCGCTACCAGTTTGGAGAGCGGATCCTCCTGGATGCCGCCGGCGGTCTCGAATACTCCAAGAACTCGCGGAGCAACGAAGGCTGGGAACCCGGCTTCACCGGCAGGCTGGCGGCCGACTACATGCTCAGCCATCTGTGGACGTTCCGGGCAGGAGTCCGCTACTCGACCGTTCCCTCGCCGAATAATCTGAACTATCTGGTGAATGACCTTTCATTCACCTCCGCCATTGTCCGGAATTTCGAACGGTCCTCGTTGGAACTCGGTGTCGGAGTAAGCTTTTCCGACTACGAGGCGGTCGGTGTCGTCGTCGGCAATCGCGAAGACGACGAGTTCATGAATGCCTATCTCACCTATCGCCGGAATCTTTACTCCGACCGGGTGAATTTCGAATCCACGGTTAAGTGCGCCACCAATACGGGCCAGAAGGATTGGTCCCAGTGGCAGATCACGACCGGGATCAGCGTGGATTACTAA
- a CDS encoding sugar transferase: MEATATATLDRRTKSRETKSRLPTTSPVRRRPAAKRVLTAVPSWKRALDVSLVVMTLPISIMLIVAVALWIRLVSRGPALFLQKRVGHGEKLFTIFKFRTMHEGAPTRNHELHVARLVESDRPLIKLDELGDARLIPGACFLRSTGLDELPQLFNVLRGEMSLVGPRPCIPGEHGFFTSAQRERFQVLPGLTGLWQVNGKNRTTFREMAALDVAYARRSSLGLDLIVIFRTPMALLGEMKQCFQRRFLTSDAEPAEEPMLSYARQRFGDRS, from the coding sequence ATGGAAGCCACTGCGACCGCGACTCTTGACCGTCGCACGAAGAGCCGCGAAACGAAGTCGAGGCTCCCCACCACCAGCCCCGTCCGGCGACGCCCTGCGGCCAAGCGGGTCCTGACCGCCGTTCCATCATGGAAGCGCGCCTTGGATGTCTCGCTCGTCGTGATGACGCTGCCGATTTCGATCATGCTGATCGTGGCCGTGGCGCTGTGGATCCGCCTGGTTTCACGAGGCCCGGCATTGTTCCTCCAAAAGCGCGTCGGCCACGGCGAGAAGCTCTTCACTATCTTCAAATTCCGGACCATGCACGAAGGTGCGCCCACCCGGAACCACGAACTCCACGTGGCACGGCTGGTCGAATCCGACCGGCCGCTGATCAAGCTCGATGAACTCGGCGACGCCCGCCTGATTCCCGGCGCATGCTTCCTCCGGAGTACCGGACTGGATGAGCTGCCGCAGCTTTTCAACGTCCTGCGCGGCGAAATGAGCCTCGTGGGCCCGCGTCCCTGCATTCCCGGCGAGCACGGCTTCTTCACCTCCGCCCAGCGCGAGCGTTTTCAAGTCCTGCCCGGCCTCACCGGACTCTGGCAGGTCAATGGCAAGAACCGCACGACCTTTCGCGAAATGGCAGCCCTGGATGTGGCTTACGCCCGCCGTTCGTCACTCGGCCTTGATCTAATCGTGATCTTCCGGACCCCGATGGCACTACTGGGGGAAATGAAGCAATGCTTCCAACGCCGCTTCCTCACCTCCGACGCCGAACCGGCGGAGGAACCGATGCTCAGCTACGCCAGGCAGCGGTTCGGAGATCGATCATGA
- a CDS encoding Gfo/Idh/MocA family protein → MKDKLAVGIVGCGYWGPNLARNFSLHPDAEVAALCDIDPDRLEHVRRLHPGTRAFTDFKRFLESPSLDVVVIATPVKTHHGLAKAALLAGKHVFIEKPMASSAAECEDLIAIARSEGLTLMVGHTYLYSEPVRKIADIVRSGGIGELKYINCQRLNLGLFQQDINVAWDLAPHDLSIILHLMGEAPERVNCQGNAHIHPGIEDVTNLSLGFKRKRFATIQSSWLEPRKVRQMTFVGTHKMIVYDDLQPLEKIRIYDVRVECPPHYDSFAEFHYSYHYGDCYLPRIEQSEPLKTMCAHLIECIREQRRPLTCGQRGLEVVRILEASSASLRAGGGPVAVATQPASRRPFREASDQAQPTPP, encoded by the coding sequence ATGAAGGACAAGCTCGCCGTCGGCATCGTTGGGTGCGGTTACTGGGGGCCAAATCTCGCCCGCAATTTCAGTCTCCACCCGGATGCCGAGGTCGCTGCGTTGTGCGATATCGATCCGGACCGGCTCGAGCATGTCCGCCGGCTTCATCCCGGCACCCGCGCTTTCACCGACTTCAAGCGCTTCCTCGAAAGCCCGTCACTCGACGTCGTGGTGATCGCCACGCCGGTCAAAACCCACCATGGCCTCGCCAAGGCCGCCCTGCTCGCGGGCAAGCATGTCTTCATCGAGAAGCCGATGGCGTCCTCCGCCGCGGAGTGCGAGGACCTCATCGCGATCGCCCGCAGCGAGGGCCTGACCTTGATGGTCGGCCACACTTACCTCTACTCCGAACCGGTCCGGAAAATCGCCGACATCGTCCGCTCCGGTGGGATCGGCGAACTGAAGTACATCAACTGCCAGCGCCTGAACCTCGGCCTCTTCCAACAGGACATCAATGTCGCATGGGATCTCGCACCCCACGACCTCTCGATCATCCTGCACCTCATGGGCGAAGCGCCGGAACGGGTGAATTGCCAGGGCAATGCCCACATTCACCCGGGCATCGAGGATGTCACCAATCTCTCGCTTGGCTTCAAGCGCAAGCGCTTCGCGACCATCCAGAGTTCCTGGCTGGAGCCGCGGAAAGTCCGCCAGATGACCTTCGTGGGCACCCACAAGATGATCGTCTATGACGATCTCCAGCCGCTGGAAAAGATCCGCATCTACGACGTGCGGGTCGAATGCCCGCCGCACTACGACAGCTTCGCGGAGTTCCACTATTCCTATCACTACGGCGATTGCTACCTACCGAGGATCGAGCAGAGCGAACCGCTGAAAACCATGTGCGCTCACCTCATCGAGTGCATTCGTGAGCAGCGCCGGCCCCTGACCTGTGGCCAGCGCGGGCTCGAGGTGGTGAGAATCCTCGAAGCCAGCTCCGCATCACTCCGCGCTGGCGGTGGCCCCGTTGCGGTGGCCACCCAACCCGCATCCCGCCGCCCTTTCCGGGAGGCCTCGGACCAAGCGCAACCAACACCACCATGA
- a CDS encoding acyltransferase, whose translation MTRFPEDNLRVAADVVLGERVKLFDFVNLYGCEIGDDTRIGTFVEIQRGAKIGARCKVSSHTFICEGVRIEDEVFIGHGVMFVNDRFPRAANADGSPKNSDDWTCESTLVEAGASIGSGSTILGGLTIGHRAMIGAGSVVTRDVPPRTVVAGNPARVIREVPENDFKSLP comes from the coding sequence ATGACCCGCTTTCCTGAAGACAACCTGCGGGTCGCGGCGGACGTGGTGCTCGGAGAACGGGTCAAGCTGTTCGACTTCGTGAACCTCTACGGCTGCGAGATCGGCGACGATACCCGCATCGGCACCTTTGTCGAAATCCAGCGCGGCGCGAAGATTGGCGCCCGCTGCAAGGTCTCAAGCCACACCTTCATCTGCGAAGGAGTCCGCATCGAGGACGAGGTCTTCATCGGCCACGGCGTGATGTTCGTGAATGATCGCTTTCCCCGTGCGGCGAATGCAGATGGCTCACCGAAAAACTCCGACGATTGGACCTGCGAATCCACCTTGGTGGAAGCCGGTGCCTCGATCGGGTCTGGCAGCACGATCCTAGGTGGTTTGACCATCGGCCACCGCGCGATGATCGGCGCCGGCAGCGTGGTCACGCGCGACGTTCCGCCACGGACCGTCGTCGCCGGAAACCCCGCCCGCGTCATCCGCGAAGTCCCCGAAAACGATTTCAAATCGCTCCCTTGA